The following are encoded together in the Macadamia integrifolia cultivar HAES 741 chromosome 10, SCU_Mint_v3, whole genome shotgun sequence genome:
- the LOC122091944 gene encoding V-type proton ATPase subunit G 1 gives MEANRGQGGIQLLLAAEQEAQHIVNAARNAKLARLKQAKEEAEKEIAEFRAQMEREFQRKVAESSGDSGANVKRLEVETEAKISHLKSEAARISPDVVHMLLKYVTTVKN, from the exons ATGGAGGCTAACAGGGGTCAAGGTGGGATTCAGCTTTTGCTAGCTGCTGAGCAAGAAGCTCAACACATCGTCAATGCTGCCAGAAATG CGAAACTGGCTAGATTGAAACAAGCTAAAGAAGAGGCCGAGAAGGAGATTGCTGAGTTTCGTGCTCAAATGGAACGTGAGTTTCAGAGAAAAGTTGCTGAG AGCAGTGGAGATTCAGGTGCTAATGTGAAACGCCTTGAAGTAGAGACAGAGGCCAAGATCAGTCACCTGAAATCGGAGGCTGCAAGGATATCCCCTGATGTTGTCCATATGCTCTTGAAGTATGTGACAACTGTGAAAAACTAG
- the LOC122092395 gene encoding protein FAR1-RELATED SEQUENCE 5-like, with product MKICLVDDGKYKCCEFVRERNHELHITSTVHMLRSQRNMLDIHTQEIDLADDSGIMPRSTVELMGRQAGGIENLSCLTQDVRNYLRTKRQRALTYGEAGSLMKYFVTQTRNNPSFTYSFQLDSEEQITNIFWADPKMIIDYAHFGDVISFDTTFCTNKECRPFGLFAGFNHHRGYTVFGVALLYDETVESFK from the coding sequence ATGAAGATATGTTTGGTTGATGATGGAAAATACAAATGTTGTGAGTTTGTGAGGGAACGTAATCATGAGCTTCATATTACATCAACAGTTCATATGCTGCGTTCACAGAGGAATATGTTAGACATACATACGCAGGAAATTGATTTGGCAGATGACTCGGGGATCATGCCTAGATCCACAGTTGAGTTGATGGGTAGGCAGGCTGGTGGGATAGAAAACCTGAGTTGTTTGACCCAAGATGTTAGGAACTATCTCCGCACTAAAAGACAGCGTGCCTTGACATATGGTGAAGCAGGTAGTTTGATGAAGTACTTTGTTACCCAAACTAGGAACAACCCATCTTTCACATACTCGTTTCAACTGGATAGTGAAGAACAAATAACTAACATATTTTGGGCTGATCCAAAGATGATCATTGACTACGCACATTTTGGAGATGTAATCAGCTTTGACACTACATTTTGCACTAACAAAGAGTGTAGGCCGTTTGGGTTGTTTGCTGGATTCAATCATCATAGAGGGTACACTGTATTCGGGGTTGCACTTTTATATGATGAgacagtggaatctttcaaatgA